One region of Petroclostridium xylanilyticum genomic DNA includes:
- a CDS encoding TRAP transporter small permease yields MRLIKIEEVVVVTLLSAVVLLVFIAALLRWFGLSVAWSIDMAQLLFVWVCFIGADLSLRIDKHIGIDMLTKKFPLKVQNIIALLNNILIMAFVLLIFYYGTKLGIKNYKRHFNTMPISYSYVTFSAPFGCLLMALTVIGRIKKNIMNFIKNDYSSLVKEEKLEGGQII; encoded by the coding sequence ATGCGTTTAATTAAAATAGAGGAAGTGGTCGTAGTTACGCTCCTGTCAGCGGTAGTTTTATTGGTATTCATAGCCGCTCTGCTCAGATGGTTTGGTTTATCTGTAGCATGGTCGATAGATATGGCGCAGCTTTTGTTTGTATGGGTTTGTTTTATCGGTGCGGACCTCTCTCTGAGAATCGACAAGCATATCGGTATAGATATGTTGACAAAAAAATTCCCTTTAAAGGTTCAAAATATAATAGCATTGCTCAACAATATTTTGATTATGGCCTTTGTGTTGTTGATATTCTATTATGGAACAAAACTCGGTATCAAAAATTATAAACGTCATTTTAACACAATGCCCATAAGCTATTCTTATGTTACATTTAGTGCACCTTTTGGTTGCCTTTTGATGGCTCTTACTGTCATTGGCAGAATAAAAAAGAATATAATGAACTTCATTAAGAATGATTATTCAAGTCTGGTGAAAGAAGAGAAGTTAGAGGGGGGGCAGATTATATGA
- a CDS encoding TRAP transporter large permease, giving the protein MIYVAIAFLVLLALNLPLAFTIGISSLLYFFASGLPLEIATQRMVTSTQSFPLLAVPFFVLAGNLMNETGITRRLISFSKVITGHMRGGLAQVSIVLSALMGGISGSATADAAMESRVLGPSMIQRGYSKGFIAAVLAMGGLITATIPPSIGLILYGFVGEVSIGKLFLAGIIPGVLLTIAFMVATAIISKKRNYVVERPNPPSLGEVFHELRSNILALIFPLILIVGIRFGIFTASEAGAFAVVYAFVIGKFVYKELTYKKLIEVLKQTSLDIGIIMFIIICSAIFGYIMVSDQVPQHLAGFITGISSQPVIILFIILAFLFVIGMFMEATVNVLILTPIFLPIIKSVGYDPVHFGILFMIINTMGGMTPPVGVTMYTTCSLLECPTEVYVKESLPFIAAVLLLIVILALFPQIVLFIPNMVFGV; this is encoded by the coding sequence ATGATTTATGTTGCAATAGCGTTTCTGGTTCTTCTGGCATTGAATCTTCCACTGGCGTTTACGATAGGTATTTCCAGTTTGCTTTACTTTTTTGCAAGTGGTTTGCCTCTTGAAATTGCTACACAGAGAATGGTCACCAGTACACAATCCTTTCCCTTACTTGCTGTGCCGTTTTTTGTGTTGGCGGGAAACCTGATGAATGAGACAGGTATTACAAGAAGGCTTATAAGTTTTTCTAAGGTTATAACAGGACATATGCGAGGTGGTTTGGCACAGGTAAGTATTGTGCTTAGTGCCCTTATGGGAGGTATTTCCGGTTCTGCCACAGCCGATGCCGCTATGGAGAGTCGTGTACTTGGTCCTTCAATGATCCAGAGAGGTTATTCCAAGGGATTTATTGCCGCTGTCCTTGCGATGGGTGGACTTATTACAGCCACTATTCCTCCCAGTATAGGACTTATTCTTTACGGATTTGTAGGAGAAGTTTCCATAGGAAAATTGTTTCTCGCAGGAATTATTCCCGGAGTGCTTCTGACAATAGCTTTTATGGTCGCAACTGCCATTATTTCAAAAAAAAGAAACTATGTGGTTGAGAGACCGAACCCCCCTTCACTAGGAGAAGTGTTTCATGAGCTTCGCTCAAACATTCTTGCATTGATATTTCCGCTTATACTTATCGTTGGTATAAGATTCGGTATATTTACCGCATCCGAAGCGGGAGCGTTTGCTGTAGTGTATGCCTTTGTAATAGGCAAATTCGTATACAAAGAACTAACGTATAAAAAGTTGATAGAGGTATTGAAACAAACGTCGCTTGATATTGGTATTATCATGTTTATTATTATATGTTCGGCCATCTTCGGATATATAATGGTTTCTGACCAGGTGCCTCAGCATCTGGCAGGCTTTATTACCGGAATTTCCAGCCAGCCCGTAATTATTCTGTTTATTATTCTGGCGTTCTTGTTTGTAATCGGAATGTTTATGGAAGCTACTGTTAATGTACTGATTTTGACACCGATATTCCTGCCCATCATCAAGTCTGTAGGCTATGATCCGGTGCATTTCGGAATATTATTTATGATAATCAATACAATGGGAGGTATGACTCCGCCAGTTGGTGTTACAATGTACACCACGTGCTCACTGCTTGAATGTCCGACAGAGGTTTATGTCAAAGAATCGTTACCTTTTATCGCAGCGGTATTGCTGTTGATTGTAATATTGGCATTGTTTCCTCAGATAGTTTTATTTATACCTAATATGGTATTTGGAGTATAA
- the yiaK gene encoding 3-dehydro-L-gulonate 2-dehydrogenase: MRVKFEEMKNEIKRVFMKYGMEEAKADICAQIHTESSCDGIYSHGLNRVARFVDYVNKGWVDVNAEPSLEKAFGAIEVYNGNMGPGVLNAMFATNKAIELADKYGIGMVGFKNTTHWMRGGTYGLYAARKGYVALMWTNTESVMPPWGGKEVKLGNNPFIMAVPTKGEPVAVDMAISQYSYGKLQVTRLAGKKLPYPGGFDKDGNLTDVPGLIEESMRILPMGYWKGASFSFMLDVLGAILSDGIGAVDIDKVGKGSCGGASQIFIIIDPKKICSEDKIEDTINKAIGHLKSSELAEGFNEIYYPGEDFIRFRKDNLENGIPVDEGIWKEIKEL; the protein is encoded by the coding sequence ATGAGAGTTAAATTCGAAGAAATGAAAAATGAAATTAAAAGAGTTTTTATGAAGTATGGTATGGAAGAAGCAAAAGCTGATATATGTGCACAGATTCATACCGAGAGTAGTTGTGACGGTATTTATTCACACGGTTTAAACAGGGTCGCGCGATTTGTAGATTATGTTAATAAGGGTTGGGTTGATGTCAACGCAGAGCCTTCACTTGAAAAAGCTTTTGGAGCAATTGAGGTATATAACGGTAATATGGGTCCCGGTGTACTTAATGCTATGTTTGCTACGAATAAGGCAATTGAATTGGCAGATAAGTACGGTATAGGTATGGTTGGTTTTAAAAATACCACTCACTGGATGCGAGGAGGGACATACGGATTGTATGCTGCCAGAAAAGGTTATGTAGCATTGATGTGGACAAATACCGAATCAGTTATGCCGCCTTGGGGTGGAAAAGAAGTCAAATTGGGCAATAATCCTTTTATTATGGCAGTACCGACAAAAGGTGAACCTGTTGCAGTGGATATGGCTATATCCCAATATTCATACGGCAAGCTGCAGGTTACCAGACTTGCAGGGAAGAAACTACCATATCCCGGCGGATTTGATAAAGACGGCAATCTCACGGATGTTCCCGGTCTGATTGAGGAATCAATGAGAATATTGCCTATGGGTTACTGGAAGGGCGCAAGTTTTTCATTTATGCTTGATGTTCTTGGAGCTATACTTTCTGACGGTATAGGAGCGGTGGATATAGATAAAGTCGGAAAGGGTAGTTGTGGCGGCGCATCACAAATATTTATCATAATAGATCCGAAGAAAATATGCAGTGAAGATAAAATAGAGGATACTATTAATAAAGCGATAGGACATCTGAAGAGCTCCGAGCTTGCAGAAGGTTTTAACGAAATTTACTATCCTGGAGAAGATTTTATTAGATTTAGAAAAGATAACCTTGAAAATGGCATTCCGGTGGATGAGGGTATCTGGAAAGAAATCAAAGAATTATAA
- a CDS encoding mannitol dehydrogenase family protein, protein MLNLSIASIKNKKVWQEAKIELPEFDYDKIAANTRENPTWVHFGAGNIFRGFIAVLQQKLLDLGKADTGIIAVETFDFEIIDKIYAPYDNLSLLVIMNPDGSLEKKVVASITEGLVGDVSREKDWNRLKEIFTKPSLQMASFTITEKGYSLKKISGEYFDNVLADMQNGPEKPTHAMSKVAALAYTRYKSGELPIAFVSMDNCAHNGEKLHESVEMIVKKWVENGLVESEFLTYINNPSKVSFPWSMIDKITPRPSEAVKDSLNSAGFENTEIVYTSKNTYIAPFVNAEGPQYLVIEDAFPNGRMPLDLAGVLFVDRETVDKVEKMKVCTCLNPLHTALAVYGCLLGYTLIADEMKDSTLKKLVEKIGYEEGLPVVINPGVINPQDFIREVIEQRLPNPYIPDSPQRIATDTSQKVGIRFGETIKAYVKREDLNPMTLIFIPLAIAGWCRYLLGVDDNGKAMPLSPDPMLDTLRSYLADVKLGDSESVGDSLKPILSNGSLFGLNLYDVGLGEKIEGYFKELVSGNNAVRTTLQKYLG, encoded by the coding sequence ATGTTAAACTTAAGCATTGCAAGCATAAAAAATAAAAAAGTCTGGCAGGAGGCTAAAATAGAACTTCCAGAATTCGACTATGATAAAATTGCGGCGAATACCAGGGAAAACCCGACCTGGGTGCACTTTGGAGCCGGAAACATATTTAGAGGTTTTATTGCTGTACTACAGCAAAAACTTCTGGATTTGGGTAAAGCCGATACCGGAATTATAGCAGTAGAGACCTTTGATTTTGAAATAATAGACAAGATTTATGCTCCGTATGATAACTTAAGTCTTCTGGTTATTATGAATCCTGACGGAAGCTTGGAAAAAAAGGTAGTAGCAAGTATAACTGAGGGATTGGTTGGAGATGTATCAAGAGAGAAAGACTGGAATCGATTGAAGGAAATTTTCACAAAACCTAGCCTGCAAATGGCTAGTTTCACTATCACGGAAAAAGGATATAGTCTTAAGAAGATTTCGGGTGAATACTTTGATAATGTTTTGGCGGATATGCAAAACGGGCCTGAAAAACCAACACATGCTATGTCCAAGGTTGCTGCGCTGGCATACACCAGATATAAAAGCGGCGAGCTGCCTATTGCTTTTGTGAGTATGGATAACTGTGCTCATAACGGAGAAAAGCTTCATGAATCTGTAGAAATGATTGTAAAGAAATGGGTGGAAAACGGACTGGTGGAGAGTGAGTTTTTGACATATATCAATAACCCGAGTAAAGTTTCTTTCCCATGGTCTATGATTGATAAAATCACTCCAAGACCTTCTGAGGCGGTAAAAGATTCGTTGAACTCAGCAGGTTTTGAAAACACCGAAATAGTGTACACCTCTAAAAATACCTATATTGCTCCTTTTGTTAATGCAGAAGGTCCTCAGTATTTGGTTATTGAAGATGCTTTTCCTAATGGACGTATGCCCCTTGATTTAGCAGGAGTGTTGTTTGTTGATAGAGAGACAGTGGATAAGGTTGAGAAAATGAAGGTTTGTACATGCTTAAATCCGCTGCATACAGCACTTGCTGTATATGGATGTCTTCTTGGATATACCTTGATTGCCGATGAAATGAAAGACAGCACTTTGAAAAAATTGGTTGAAAAGATAGGATATGAAGAAGGTCTGCCTGTAGTTATAAATCCTGGTGTAATAAATCCGCAAGATTTCATTCGAGAAGTGATAGAACAAAGACTTCCTAATCCCTATATACCCGATTCGCCACAAAGGATTGCTACCGATACTTCACAAAAGGTGGGTATCAGATTTGGAGAGACTATTAAAGCTTATGTGAAAAGAGAGGACTTGAATCCTATGACCCTTATATTTATTCCCTTGGCCATCGCCGGTTGGTGCAGGTACTTATTAGGAGTAGATGATAATGGGAAAGCAATGCCATTAAGTCCCGACCCGATGCTGGATACGCTGAGATCATACCTTGCAGATGTAAAGTTAGGTGACAGCGAATCTGTGGGGGATAGCTTGAAACCTATCCTATCTAATGGGAGTCTGTTTGGCTTAAACCTATATGATGTGGGACTGGGAGAAAAGATTGAGGGGTATTTCAAGGAACTGGTATCAGGAAATAATGCTGTAAGAACAACGTTGCAAAAATATTTAGGCTGA